A genomic stretch from Solirubrobacterales bacterium includes:
- a CDS encoding transposase translates to SSAERTAALAGWLEFYNFERPHRSLGRKPPGVRLFERNNVLGSYT, encoded by the coding sequence GCAGCTCAGCTGAGCGCACGGCGGCGCTTGCTGGCTGGCTTGAGTTCTATAACTTTGAGAGACCACACCGATCTCTCGGTCGCAAGCCGCCCGGCGTGAGGCTATTTGAGAGGAACAACGTGCTCGGGTCTTACACCTAG